Within Streptomyces antibioticus, the genomic segment ACACCGCCGACCTGCCGAAGTGCACGAAGTAGTCGGGTAGCCGGGCAGCCGGCTACTCCTCGAAGGTCGCCGACAGGGCCTGAGCCAGGCCCGGGACCAGGCTCGCGCCGGTGAGGACCTCCGTCGGCGCGTCCTTCTCGCGCAGCCGCAGCGCCGAGTCACGGGTGCCGTCGCGCAGCACCGCGACCGTCATCCGGACCTCCTGGCGGTCCGGGTGGTCGGCCACCCAGCGCGCCAGCTTCGCCTCGCTCAGGCCCTCCGGGACCTGGGACTCGGCGGACGGCGGCAGCATCAGCCGCTCCACGGTCAGTGCGCAGCCGGCCACCGCGTCGGGCCATGCGATCGTCGCCAGGAACTCGTCGAGCGGCTTGTCCGTTGGCACTTCGTCCTGCTCGATCGGAGTGAGACCGGTCGTCTCGGGGGCGTCCTCAAGGCCGAGCTGGGCCGCGAGCGAAGGTTCCTGAGCCCGCAGCCGTGCGGTGTCGACGAGGGCGAAAAGGCGGGCGGGCTGGTCCCAGCCGAGGCCGGAGGCGTACTCGTCGATCTCGAGTACGGCCCGGGTGAGCGGGCTCGCCGCCATGGGAGTGTTGGACATGGTCACAATCCTCTCTCGTTCCTGGCCGGAATCGGGAACCGAGTAAAGGGTGAGTAAGTTGCATAGGTGTGGGCCCGCGATCTCGGGGGGCCACTCACGGTCCACGAACACGCGGGCCTGACGGATCAACAGCGACTTTCGAGGTGCGCACCTTGGCTTTCCAGATGCCGGACCGCGGCGGAGGCCCGACAGGGCCGCGGATCAGAGTGGGCCGCCCGTCCCGGCGGGTCAGGACCCTGCTGACGACACTGGGCGTCCTTGCCGTTCTCGGCATGGCGTTCACCATGTTCGCCGGGTTCTGGACGGACTGGCTCTGGTACCGCTCGGTCAACTACTCGTCGGTGTTCACCACCACCCTGTGGACCAAGATCGGGCTGTTCTCCGTCTTCGGTCTGCTGATGGCCCTCGCGGTCGGCTTCAACATCTGGCTGGCCCACCGGCTGCGGCCGCCGCTGAGCGCGATGTCCGTGGAGCAGCAGAGCCTGGACCGCTACCGCATGGGCATCGCGCCCTACAAGCGGTGGCTGCTGTTCGGCATCACGGCCCTGGTGGGTCTGATCGCCGGCGCCTCGGCGGCCGGCCAGTGGCGGACCTGGCTGATGTGGGTCAACGGCGTGTCCTTCGGCCAGAAGGACCCCCAGTTCCACCTCGACGTGTCGTTCTTCGCGTTCGACCTGCCCTGGTACCGGTTCCTGCTCGGCTTCGGCTTCGCCGCCACGATCCTCTCCCTGATCGCCGCCGCGCTCACCCACTACCTGTACGGCGGGCTGCGCGTCACCAGCCCCGGCGCGCGCGCCACGGCCGCCGCCACCGGGCATCTGTCGGTGCTGCTGGGCATCTTCGTCGCGCTGAAGGCGGTCGCCTACTGGCTCGACCGCTACGGCCTCGCGGTGAAGTCCAGCGACTTCAAGGCCACGGACAACTGGACGGGCCTGCGGTACGTCGACGCCAACGCGTATCTGCCGGCCAAGACGATCCTGTTCTGCATCGCCGTCATCTGCGCCCTGCTGTTCTTCGCCACCCTGTGGCGGCGCACCTGGCAGCTCCCGGTGATCGGCTTCGGTCTGATGGTCCTGTCGGCCATCCTCATCGGCGGCCTGTACCCGGCGATCGTCCAGAAGTTCCAGGTCCAGCCGAACGAGCAGGCCAAGGAAGCGCCGTACGTCGAGAAGAACCTCAAGGCGACCCGCGAGGCGTACGGCATCTCCGGCACCCAGGTGACCGAGTACTCGGGCACCAGCCCCACCGAGGACAAGACGAAGCTGCGGGACGACGTCGACGCCACCGCCAGCATCCGGGTCCTCGACCCGAACATCGTCTCGCCGACGTTCCAGCAGCTCCAGCAGATGCGGAAGTACTACGCCTTCCCGACCAACCTGGACGTCGACCGCTACACCGTGGACGGCTCCGACCAGGACACGGTCATCGGTCTGCGCGAGCTGAACCTCGCCGGGGTCGACAAGCAGAACTGGATCAACAACCACTTCCGCTACACCCACGGCTACGGCGTGGTCGCCGCCAAGGGCACCACCGCCGACTCCGAGGGCCGGCCGGCCTTCACCGAGTCCGACCTGCCGTCCCAGGGCGTCCTCGGGGACTACGAGCAGCGGATCTACTACGGCGAGAAGACCACGTCGTACTCGATCGTCGGCGGTCCCCAGAAGGAGATCGACTACTCCGACGACGACGGCGAGAAGACCACCAGCTACACCGGCAAGAGCGGGGTCAACCTCTCCAACCCGCTCAACCGGGCGGCGTACGCGGTGTCGTTCGGTGAGCCGCAGATCCTCTACTCCGGTGCCATCGGCGACGGTTCGCGGATCCTCTACAACCGCACGCCGAAGGAGCGCGTCGAGGCGGTCGCCCCGTGGCTGACCATCGACGGCGACGCCTACCCGGCCGTGGTCGACGGCAAGATCCAGTGGATCGTCGACGCGTACACGACGACGAACGGCTATCCGTACGCGTCCCGTACGACGCTCGGTGACACCACGGCCGACTCGCTGACGGCGACGAACGACAACCGCGCGGTGGTGGCCCAGCAGAACCAGGTCAACTACATCCGCAACTCGGTGAAGGCGACCGTCGACGCGTACACGGGTCAGGTCAAGCTCTACCAGTGGGACACCGAGGACCCGGTCCTGAAGACCTGGATGAAGGCGTTCCCGGGCACGGTGAAGGCCAAGAGCACCATCTCGGACGCGCTGATGGCCCATCTCCGGTACCCGCAGGACCTGTTCAAGGTCCAGCGTGAACTCCTCACCCGCTACCACGTGAAGGACGCCACGACGTTCCTCAGCGGCAGCGAGGTGTGGCAGGTGCCGGACGACCCGACCAACAAGTCGGGCGACGCGGTGCCGCCGTACTACCTGAGCATGAAGATGCCCGACCAGAAGGCGCAGGCGTTCTCGCTGACGACGACCTTCACGCCCAACGGCCGGGACAACCTCAGCGCGTTCATGGCGGTCGACTCCGAGGCGGGCACCCCCGGCTACGGCAAGATCAGAGTGCTGAAACTGCCGACGAGCACGACGGTCGACGGACCCAAGCAGGTCCAGAGCCAGTTCAACTCCGAACAGGCGATCGCCGAGTCGATCAGGCTGCTGAGAGGCGGCGACTCGGAGGTCGAGTACGGCAACCTGCTGACGGTGCCGCTCGACGGCGGACTGCTCTACGTGGAGCCGGTCTACGTCCGCGGTGGCGGACTCCAGTACCCGCTGCTGCGCAAGGTCCTGGTGACGTACGGCGGCAACACCGCCTTCGAGGACACCCTGGACCAGGCCCTCGACAAGGTCTTCGGCGCGACGGCCACGACCCCGACGCCGCCCGAGGACGACGGCGGGACCACCACGCCACCGCCGCCGGCCACCGAGAACCCGACGGTCCAGGAGGCGCTGGACGACGCGCAGAAGGCGTTCACCGCCGGCCAGGAAGCCCTGAAGAAGGGTGACTGGGAGGCGTACGGCAAGGCGCAGGACGACCTGGAGGCCGCGCTCAAGCGGGCCGAGGACGCCCAGGCGGCCGCCGGGAAGAACGGCGACAAGGCCACGAGCAGCCCGAGCCCGGCCGCGACTCCGAGCGCGAGTCCGAGCAAGTCCGCAGGTCCGACGGCCGCTCCGAGTCCCACCAAGGCGGCCGCCGACGGGTGATCAAGCCCGCCCCGCGTCGTGGTACGGTTGTTTCACACGACGCGGGGTGGAGCAGCTCGGTAGCTCGCTGGGCTCATAACCCAGAGGTCGCAGGTTCAAATCCTGTCCCCGCTACTGAAGACGAAGGCCCGGATCCAGACATGGATCCGGGCCTTCGTGGTGTGTGAGGGCGAACGCATGTGCCGCGTCCCGGGACCGCCGCGCCGCTGTGGGGAGTTGAGGGAGTTGTGTTTGACTTGTCTCTCTGTGGGCATGTCGACAAAACGCTGAAGTGACCTCACGGGCTGCGGTATACCAGGTGTACCCGGGTTGCAGGTGGTGCGACGATGGACGTTATGGGGGACAAGGCAACTCTGTTCGAGACAGGGCGGTTTGTGCAGCCTTCCGATCGGGAAGCGATCCCGGCCCCGGACCAGGGCCGGGACAGGACGGTGGAATCCGTCGAGACGGCGGAGTCCGTCGACATGGTCGAGACGGCCGTGTCCGTCGAGTCGCTCGACACGGGGGAGGCCGTCGAGGAGATGCGGCTGCGGCTCGCGGCCGGGTCCGGCGACGCCGAGGCGACCAGCGTCCTCGGCGCCATGCTGCTGCGCCGCGGCGACCTCGACGGAGCCGAGCCCCATCTGCGCGCCGGTGCCGCGGCCGGTGACCGTGCCGCGGCCAACAACCTGGGCGTCCTGCTGCACCAGCGCGGCTACCCCGAGGAGGCCGCCGGCTGGTGGCGGGTCGCCGCCGTCGCCGGGTCCGCCGCGGCCGCGCACGCCCTCGGCCGCCACCACCGTGAGCGCGGCGACGAACCCGCCGCCGAGTACTGGCTGCGCCAGTCCGCCGAGCAGGGCCACGCGCTGGGCGCGTACGCCCTCGCCGACCTGCTGGAGCACCGCGGCGACGCGGGCGCCGAGCACTGGATGCGGGCCGCCGCCGAACGCGGCCACCGCGAGGCGGCGTACCGGCTGGCCCGCGCCCTCGAACACCAGGACGCGCCGGACGGCCCGGACCGCACGGACGGCGGCCCGGAGCCCCGGGTCGCCGCGCTGCTCGGAGCCGCGTCCGACAACGGTGTCTCGCGGCAGGCGGAGGCCGAGCAGTGGTACCGGCAGGCCGCCGCGCGCGGGCACCGGCGTGCCGCGCTGCACCTCGGCGCGATCCTGGAGCGGCGTGGCGACCTCAAGGAGGCCGGCCGCTGGTATCTGACCTCGGCCAAGGACGGCGAGCCGCGGGCCGCCTGCGCCCTCGGCTTCCTGCTGCGCGACGCCGGCGACACCGAGAACGCCGCGATCTGGTGGCTGCGGGCCGCCCAGGACGGCGACGGCAACGCGGCCAACGCGCTGGGCGCGCTGCACGCCGAGCGCGGCCAGACCCAGACCGCCGAGCGCTGGTACCGGGCCGCGATGGACGCCGGTGACGACAACGGCGCCTACAACCTCGGGCTGCTCTGCGCCGAACAGGGCCGCACCGCGCAGGCCGAGCAGTGGTACCGGCGCGCCGCCTACGCCGGACACCGGGAGGCCGCCAACGCGCTCGCCGTCCTGCTGCTCCAGGTCGGGGACACCGCCGGGGCCGAACCGTGGTTCTCCAAGGCGGCGGAGGCGGGCAGCGTCGACGCCGCGTTCAACCTGGGGATCCTGTTCGCCGGGCGGGGCGAGGAGGCCGTGGCGCTGCCCTGGTACGAGCGGGCGGCCGCGGCCGGGCACACCGAGGCGGCGCTCCAGGTCGGCATCGCCCTGCTGCGGGACGGCGACGAGCGCGAGGCCGAACGGCATCTGCGGTGCGCGGCGGGCGGCGGCAGCGCGGAGGCGGCGTACCGGCTCGCGGCCGTGCTCGACGCGCGCCGTCCGCCGCAGCCCGCGCACGAGCTGGGCGAGATCGTGCACGAGAAGACCGAGTGCGAGGAGTGGTACGAGCGGGCCGCCACCCAGGGCCACCGGCGTGCCCAGGTGCGGGTCGGCATGCTGGCCGCGGCCCGGGGCGACGTCGTCGAGGCGGCGCGCTGGTACCGGACGGCCGCCGAGGCCGGATCGCGCAACGGCGCCTTCAACCTGGGGCTGCTCCTCGCCCGGGAGGGCAGCGAGCCCGAGGCGGTCGTGTGGTGGACCCGGGCCGCCGACGACGGGCACGGGCGGGCGGCGCTGCGGCTCGCCCTCGTCTACGCGCGCCGCGGTGAACTGGCCGAGGGACAGCGCTGGGCGGACCGGGCGGTGTCCCTGGGGCCCGCCGAGGTCTCCGAGCGGGCGGAGCGGCTCCGGGACGCGCTCCGGGAAGAGCTGTCGGCGTGACATCGGAAAGCGATTTGCTTCTGCGCTCCTCCCTCACGTAACGTTGCATTCAACGACGCGGGGTGGAGCAGCTCGGTAGCTCGCTGGGCTCATAACCCAGAGGTCGCAGGTTCAAATCCTGTCCCCGCTACTGAAGGCCGAGGGCCGGAATCCGACAAGGATTCCGGCCCTCGGTGTTTGTCCTCCGATGAAGAACGAAGAAAACGAAGAAAAACTACGCGGCCGCGCAGTTCGGGCACGTGCCGCGGTACGTCACCTCGACGCCCGAGACGGAGAAGCCGAAGCGCTCCGAGGCCGGGAGGTCCGCCAGCGGATCGCCGGTCGGGTGGACGTCACGGATCGCGCCGCACTGGGCGCACACCAGGTGGTGGTGCGGGCGGTGCGCGTTGGGGTCGTACCGCTTGGCGCGCCGGTCGGTGGCCACTTCGAGCACCTCGCCCAGCGAGACCAGCTCACCGAGCGTGTTGTAGACCGTCGCCCGGGAGATCTCGGGCAGCTTGGCGACCGCCCTGGAATGCACCTCGTCGGCCGTCAGATGGACGTGCTCGCCGTCGAGGACCTCGGCCACGACGCGTCGCTGCGCGGTCATCCGCCAGCCGCGTCCGCGCAGGCGTTCCAGAAGGTCACTCATGCGCACCAGCCTAACAGCAGGGGGAACAGATCCCGATCGGGTGTGACTTTGGAGCCGGGCTCGAGTTGGACAGTGTCCATTGTAGGATCGCCGCCCGGCTCGGGCCAAGGTCACACCCGACGGCCGTCAGGCGGGGACGTGCTGTCGGACCGGTGCCCAGCAGCGGATGATGTCGCGGACCGAGACGATCCCGGCCGGCTCGCCCCTGTCGAGGACGATCAGATGGCGGAAGCCGCCGTGGGCCATGGCGTTCGCCGCTTCCTCCAGGGTCCAGGTCGGGGCGGCGAAGACCACGTCGTTGGTGGTGTGGGCGTGGGTGCGTTCGGAGTCCGGGTTCTGGCCCAGGCCGACGGAGTTGAGGATGTCCCGCTCGGTGAGGATGCCGATGCCGCCGGCGTCCGGGTCGAGGACGACGGCGGCGCCGACCCGGCGTGCGGCCATCAGGGCTGCGGCCTGACGGAGGGTGTGGGTGGGGCCGATGGTGAGGACCACTGTGCTCATGGCGTCGCGGACGAGCATGGGCTGGAGCACCTCCTAGGGGATCCATGAGGGCCAATCCGGAGGGACTAGTTCATGGATTCACAAGTTCACAAGTGGCGGTGCTGTCAGCGTCCCAGGTAAAGCGAGGGTCAACAAGAGGGCGCGCGCGGCCAATTGAGGGCGCGCGCGCTCATCTGTCGGGATCGGGTGCGCCCGCTGCCGGGATCGGTCGCGCCCGCTGCCGGGGTCAGTCGCCCCCGTCGAGATACCCCAGCAGCTCGCCGTGGAGCAGTCCGTTGGACGCGGCCGCGTCCCCGCTGTGCGGGCCCGGACGGCCGTCGAGGCCGGTGAAGGTACCGCCCGCCTCCGTCACCACGATCGCGTTGGCCGCCATGTCCCACAGCGACAGCTCCGGCTCGGCGCACAGGTCGATCGCGCCCTCGGCGACCAGCATGTACGGCCAGAAGTCGCCGTACGCGCGCGTGCGCCACACCTCGCGGGTCAGGTCGAGGAAGGCGGGCAGCCGGCCGCGCTCCTCCCAGCCGGAGAGCGAGGAGTACGCGAACGAGGCGTCGGAGAGCTTGGAGACCCGCGAGACGTGCAGCCGGGTCGCGGCGGACAGACTGCGCCCGGTGTAGGCGCCGTGGCCCTTCGCCGCCCACCAGCGGCGGCCCAGGGCCGGGGCCGAGACCACGCCGACGACCGGCTGGTAGCCGCCCTCGCCGGCCTCCATCAGGGAGATCAGGGTCGCCCACACCGGGACGCCGCGCACATAGTTCTTGGTGCCGTCGATCGGGTCGATCACCCAGCGGCGCGGACCCGTGCCCTCCAGGCCGTACTCCTCGCCGAGGATCGCGTCCCGGGGGCGGGCGCGCTGGAGCTGACCGCGGATCAGTTCCTCGGCGGCCTTGTCGGCCTCGCTCACCGGTGTCATGTCCGGTTTGGTCTCGACCTTGAGGTCGAGCGCCTTGAAACGGTCCATGGTCGCGGCGTCGGCGGCGTCCGCGAGGACGTGCGCGAGACGGAGATCGTCGAGGTAGTCCGGCATGGGACGAACCGTATCCGGCGGCGGACGGACGGGGCCACAGGGGACCGCGGTGCGGACGGCGGGCGTGGCCGACGGCTGCCGCGCACCCTTGACAGTGCCCCCGTCCGCGTCAAACCTGACACCAAGCCGCTCGCCCCAGGGAGGCGATGATGCCTGCAGCGCGGGAATCCCTACTGGACGCCGCCTTCGCGGCGCTTGCCCGGCGGCCCTGGTCGGCGGTGCGGATGGTGGACGTCGCCGCGACGGCCGGGGTGTCCCGGCAGACCCTCTACAACGAGTTCGGCAGCAAGGAGGGCCTGGCCCGCGCGCTGGTGCGGCGGGAGGCGGACGGCTATCTCGCGGGCGCCGAGCGGGCGCTCGCCATGCCCGGCGACGTGCGCGAACGGCTGACCGCCACCGCCCGCTGGACCGTCTGCGCGGCCCGTGACAACGCGCTGGTCCGGGCCGTGCTCACCGGCTGCTGGAGCGAGCGCCTGCCGTCCCCGACGCTGTCGGCGGTGCCGTCGTCCTCCGCCGTCCCGGCGCAGCGGCGGGCGGACGGTCCGCTGCCGTCGCCCGGCGACCTCATGGCGGCCGTCCGCGACCGGGCCGTGGCCGCGCTGGGCGGTCCCGGCGCGGCCCGCGCGGACATGGCCGAACTGGCCCGCTCCTGCGAACTCGCCGTCCGCCTCGCCCTCTCCTGCGTCGCCGCGCCCCCGCCCGGTGACGAGGACGGGGTGGCGGAGCTGGTGCGAGGCGCCCTGCAACGGCAGGGCTAGAACTCCATGGCAGGACCTAGTGCGCCGAGCCCGAGAGCTGGAGGCCGATCACTCCCATGATCACCAGGCTGATCGAGACGATCTTCAGGACGGAGACCAGGTCGCCGAGGAAGATCATGCCGTAGATCGCGGTGCCCGCCGCGCCGATGCCGGTCCACACCGCGTACGCGGGGCCGACGTCGAGCTTCTTCAGGGA encodes:
- a CDS encoding TetR/AcrR family transcriptional regulator, giving the protein MMPAARESLLDAAFAALARRPWSAVRMVDVAATAGVSRQTLYNEFGSKEGLARALVRREADGYLAGAERALAMPGDVRERLTATARWTVCAARDNALVRAVLTGCWSERLPSPTLSAVPSSSAVPAQRRADGPLPSPGDLMAAVRDRAVAALGGPGAARADMAELARSCELAVRLALSCVAAPPPGDEDGVAELVRGALQRQG
- a CDS encoding Fur family transcriptional regulator encodes the protein MSDLLERLRGRGWRMTAQRRVVAEVLDGEHVHLTADEVHSRAVAKLPEISRATVYNTLGELVSLGEVLEVATDRRAKRYDPNAHRPHHHLVCAQCGAIRDVHPTGDPLADLPASERFGFSVSGVEVTYRGTCPNCAAA
- a CDS encoding tetratricopeptide repeat protein, with the translated sequence MDVMGDKATLFETGRFVQPSDREAIPAPDQGRDRTVESVETAESVDMVETAVSVESLDTGEAVEEMRLRLAAGSGDAEATSVLGAMLLRRGDLDGAEPHLRAGAAAGDRAAANNLGVLLHQRGYPEEAAGWWRVAAVAGSAAAAHALGRHHRERGDEPAAEYWLRQSAEQGHALGAYALADLLEHRGDAGAEHWMRAAAERGHREAAYRLARALEHQDAPDGPDRTDGGPEPRVAALLGAASDNGVSRQAEAEQWYRQAAARGHRRAALHLGAILERRGDLKEAGRWYLTSAKDGEPRAACALGFLLRDAGDTENAAIWWLRAAQDGDGNAANALGALHAERGQTQTAERWYRAAMDAGDDNGAYNLGLLCAEQGRTAQAEQWYRRAAYAGHREAANALAVLLLQVGDTAGAEPWFSKAAEAGSVDAAFNLGILFAGRGEEAVALPWYERAAAAGHTEAALQVGIALLRDGDEREAERHLRCAAGGGSAEAAYRLAAVLDARRPPQPAHELGEIVHEKTECEEWYERAATQGHRRAQVRVGMLAAARGDVVEAARWYRTAAEAGSRNGAFNLGLLLAREGSEPEAVVWWTRAADDGHGRAALRLALVYARRGELAEGQRWADRAVSLGPAEVSERAERLRDALREELSA
- a CDS encoding UPF0182 family membrane protein, giving the protein MPDRGGGPTGPRIRVGRPSRRVRTLLTTLGVLAVLGMAFTMFAGFWTDWLWYRSVNYSSVFTTTLWTKIGLFSVFGLLMALAVGFNIWLAHRLRPPLSAMSVEQQSLDRYRMGIAPYKRWLLFGITALVGLIAGASAAGQWRTWLMWVNGVSFGQKDPQFHLDVSFFAFDLPWYRFLLGFGFAATILSLIAAALTHYLYGGLRVTSPGARATAAATGHLSVLLGIFVALKAVAYWLDRYGLAVKSSDFKATDNWTGLRYVDANAYLPAKTILFCIAVICALLFFATLWRRTWQLPVIGFGLMVLSAILIGGLYPAIVQKFQVQPNEQAKEAPYVEKNLKATREAYGISGTQVTEYSGTSPTEDKTKLRDDVDATASIRVLDPNIVSPTFQQLQQMRKYYAFPTNLDVDRYTVDGSDQDTVIGLRELNLAGVDKQNWINNHFRYTHGYGVVAAKGTTADSEGRPAFTESDLPSQGVLGDYEQRIYYGEKTTSYSIVGGPQKEIDYSDDDGEKTTSYTGKSGVNLSNPLNRAAYAVSFGEPQILYSGAIGDGSRILYNRTPKERVEAVAPWLTIDGDAYPAVVDGKIQWIVDAYTTTNGYPYASRTTLGDTTADSLTATNDNRAVVAQQNQVNYIRNSVKATVDAYTGQVKLYQWDTEDPVLKTWMKAFPGTVKAKSTISDALMAHLRYPQDLFKVQRELLTRYHVKDATTFLSGSEVWQVPDDPTNKSGDAVPPYYLSMKMPDQKAQAFSLTTTFTPNGRDNLSAFMAVDSEAGTPGYGKIRVLKLPTSTTVDGPKQVQSQFNSEQAIAESIRLLRGGDSEVEYGNLLTVPLDGGLLYVEPVYVRGGGLQYPLLRKVLVTYGGNTAFEDTLDQALDKVFGATATTPTPPEDDGGTTTPPPPATENPTVQEALDDAQKAFTAGQEALKKGDWEAYGKAQDDLEAALKRAEDAQAAAGKNGDKATSSPSPAATPSASPSKSAGPTAAPSPTKAAADG
- a CDS encoding PPA1309 family protein, producing the protein MSNTPMAASPLTRAVLEIDEYASGLGWDQPARLFALVDTARLRAQEPSLAAQLGLEDAPETTGLTPIEQDEVPTDKPLDEFLATIAWPDAVAGCALTVERLMLPPSAESQVPEGLSEAKLARWVADHPDRQEVRMTVAVLRDGTRDSALRLREKDAPTEVLTGASLVPGLAQALSATFEE
- the hisN gene encoding histidinol-phosphatase; translated protein: MPDYLDDLRLAHVLADAADAATMDRFKALDLKVETKPDMTPVSEADKAAEELIRGQLQRARPRDAILGEEYGLEGTGPRRWVIDPIDGTKNYVRGVPVWATLISLMEAGEGGYQPVVGVVSAPALGRRWWAAKGHGAYTGRSLSAATRLHVSRVSKLSDASFAYSSLSGWEERGRLPAFLDLTREVWRTRAYGDFWPYMLVAEGAIDLCAEPELSLWDMAANAIVVTEAGGTFTGLDGRPGPHSGDAAASNGLLHGELLGYLDGGD
- a CDS encoding DMT family transporter, coding for MAWLLVIVAGLLETGFAVCLKLSHGFTRLWPTIAFCVFALGSFGLLTLSLKKLDVGPAYAVWTGIGAAGTAIYGMIFLGDLVSVLKIVSISLVIMGVIGLQLSGSAH
- a CDS encoding CBS domain-containing protein, yielding MLVRDAMSTVVLTIGPTHTLRQAAALMAARRVGAAVVLDPDAGGIGILTERDILNSVGLGQNPDSERTHAHTTNDVVFAAPTWTLEEAANAMAHGGFRHLIVLDRGEPAGIVSVRDIIRCWAPVRQHVPA